TCAGCCCTACTCAGACCCAGCTGCCTGCCCGTCcatcctcataggagaggtgcagCCCTCAGGCTGTCACTGCAGTGCTGAGTGCCCCCCATTCTGGTTAGGGACCATCTGGACTTCACATGCGCATGCAAGGCCTGGCCCAGGGCACCATGACACAGAAAGGGTAATTCTCCAGAGAGACGCTTCCTCTGCCTTTAGCCTTCCTGCACTCTTGGCTCACTGAGGGCTTGGTGGTTTGGGGATGCCTCGCAGGCAGTTCTGGTCAGACCCCAAAAAGGGTGGCCTGTGCCCATACAGGCTCGGTTAGCTCATGCTCAGCTGCAAGCTGGGCTGACCAGATCTCACAATACCCTGCTCAGGGGCCTCTCACGCTGGCAATGCCAGTTTCCTCCTGCTCCTTTGTGCCATGCCCGGCCCTGGCCAGCCTGCTCCGCCGGCCCCAGACTCCTTGTACCAGCCAGGGAGCGATGCAGAGCCAACACCTGAACTCAATGGTCCTGGTTGGCATCCAGTGGGGCACAGGAGGCACTTGGAGCCATCTGCCAGAGGTCAAGCCTGGTCTCAGCTGTAGGGGGACTCAAGGCTGAGCTCCCTCACCCAACCCACCTGCCCCCAGTCCCGGCTCTCTGAGTACCAAAGCCAGCAGCAGTCCTTGCGCAAGCGTGCAGGAGGACTGACGGACACTCAGAACTTGCACAGGCAAGGACTCAAGGTGCTCCACAAGTGATGTGAaaaagcagctctgccttccccccAAAATCAGAAAGGCTTGATAgactcatctaggctccctttcctaCAAatggttggaccaggtgacctttcaaggtcccttccaatccggGCTGTTCTGTGAGTCTAGGTTTCCCAGACGTTGGACACTTCTGTGGCAGCCTCTGCTACAGCCCGCCTAGGGATGGAAGAAGTGCAGCCCCAGGGCCCAGGGGATGAGGGCTGGGAAGCTGAGGTGTGCCAGTACCTGGGCATTTCGCCGCGGTTTCCGAGAGGCTCCTCGGGGTGCGCAGAATCTCCCTGCGCCTCGCCCCTGCCAGATGCTTGCCCGCGTGGCCTGGCAGGCTGTCAGGGGGAGCAGGGGGACCCATTGTCCCAGTGCCAAACCCTCCTCCCTTCAGAGCCTTGCCCTGGGAACAGTGGGTACTCTTGGTGGGGATACAGCCATCTGCAGGGCGTGCGGGCTGGGCCAGCCACCTCTGTGCCTCACCAAAGCAGCTGGGTGTAGAGGCCCACGAGGCGGCTGGCAGGGCCCCACGTACACCATGACCGACCCAGGGTGAGAGGGCTCAGGATGGGCCAGGAGCTTGCACCAGCAGCGCGGGTGGCACTGCCCATCCTTCGTGTGCACGCGGGGACAATCCCACAGCTGCTGCGTCACTCAGGCCGGGGCAGTAACTTCCACCCAGCCGCCGCTCCCGGTCCAGCAAGCCCCGGCCgcgcagcagcagagctgcccagagCCGCGGGAGCCTGGAGCACCCGACTCCGGCCcagcactcccctcccctcctcggGCTGCGAGGGGCTTCAGCGGGCGGGCAAAGCAGCGGCGCGGCCGGAGCAGCCCACCCACCCGGCGCGCGAAGCGCGGCGGGAGCGTGAGGGCGTGGGAGTGGGTGTGAGCGCGAGTGTACGTGACGCGGAGCGCTCTGCCCGCCTCGCGCTGCCGGTCCCCCTGAGCGCACtcgccccggccgccccgcgcgGTCCGATCTCGCTGccggcccgcgccccgccgggccccgcgacTGGGAGCCCCGGTCGAGGTTCCCACCCTCCCCGGGCGCCGACGGGACGCCGGAGCGGGACGgcccccggcgcggcccggcggagGGTCCGGCGCCATCCCGGCTGCTCCAGGGAGCGGGGGCCCGCGGGCGTCCTGAGCCCCTGCCAGCGGCCCCGACTCGCCCGACGGCTCCTACCTCCGAGCAGCTCCGAGCGtccccgggcggggcggcgggtcCCGCGGCTCCGCGCtccccctcgccccggctgcAGCTGCGGCTCAGTCCGAGCGAGAAGCGGCACATCCAGGGGGACCCTGGCGgtcggggcggggcgggacggcGCGGCGCCCCCCCGCACTtccccggcccgccccgggcgCCCGGAGAAAGTTGCCGGAGCCCCGCGGGGGCGGCGCGTCCCGGCAAAACTGGAGGAGCCGCGGGGCGGCGGGTCCCGCTCCGCCAActtgggcggcggcggcgccgaaCGCGCTCGGGACGGAGACCCCGGCCGGGAACGCCGCCGGCTCCAGCCACTCCGAAAACCCGGGCTGGATCCTGCACACGCGGGGCACGCGCGCCCGCCACGGCCCTGCACACGCGCCGGGCCCGCGCGCACCCCACACGCATGGTCTGTGCGCGTGCATAGGTCCCGCACGCGGGCCGTCCTGCACACTCATAGCTGCGCACACGTGCGCCCGTGCCCACGCGCGGCGCTGCGCCCGTGCGCGGGTACCCGCTTGCCTTCGCGTACACACGTGCAACATTTGCACACACGCAGAGGTCGGCACGCACACGTGCACCTGTGTACGAGTACACAGGGCACAGATACCCctgtgcacacacgcacacatctGCGTATGCCCGCGTGCAGAAGTACACACGTGTGCATTTGTGCACATGCAAACAGCCACGCATGCACACCTGTGCGTTGAGCACAAACACAGCACGCGCGCACACAGGACATACAACCGCCAGCCAACGCTACTAATGCCCAGCCTGGCCCCACCGAAGCAGCCGGGGGACTGAGGTCCCGGCACCTCCCTCGCCCCAGCTGGAAAAGGCCAAAGCTCCTGGCGCGGATGTCCTGGGGTATCTAAAGGGGAGGGAGTGGGCAGCCGTGGGATGTCTCAGGCTGACGCCTCCCCGCAGGGCAGCATGGGCTCAGCATGTCATGTATCCTAGACCCCgccagggatgcaggcagaggCCGTGCCAGCGCCCCAGGTGTCGCTGAGCTGAGACCACTCTCCCCAGCACCGGAGCCGCCACGCAGCAGGATTGAACCCATCTCCCTCAAGAGACCCCTGGCAGGGATGAAGGGAGCTCGTGGCTTCAGCAAGCCTTTCTGCCCAGGATGCTGCCACGGAAACCCCGGGCTGGCTTGTGGTTTGGGGGGGaactgctgggagctgggggggaggaTTGCCATTGACGGGAAACTCTGTGCATTGTCGGCGGTCTGAAGGGGCCACCGTGGTCTGGCAGAGGCTCGTGGCAGTGACACCGCAGGGAAGGACTCTGAACGGGAAAACGCCACGTGGGTCCCCACCTCTCCCCGGGGCGCTGCTGCGGCACGGGTGGCAGCACGACCAGGCAGAAGAGAGTCGGCGCCAGCAGCAGCCTCGGCCGCGGGGCCCACGCAtcaccctgcccaccccccagAGTGTCCAGAGGCCCTCATCGCCCCGTCAGGTACCTGGCCAAGCCACCGAGCACCCTGGCTGTACTGCCAGTGCGCCGGGCGGGGGGCGCAGAAGGGGGAGAGGGTCCGGGGCTGGACGTCCGGGCCCCCAGGACCGAGGGCGGACACGGCAGACCGCGGGGCAGCTCCCCCTGGTGGCGGTGGGAGGCCCTCCCGCCCTCCCCACCGGCACCCGCGGGAGCTCGGGCCCGCTCCCACGGGCCGGTGGGGCCGTTCCCCAGCGCCGCGAGCCTGGGCGTGGAGGGGACATCATTCTCGTCACATCACCCCACCTTGAAACGATGGGAGAGAGCAGGATTTCGGGTGTTACCCTCTGGAGAGCGAgctggagaaggggggggggggggtccctggcccTTCGGGGAAGGTACAGGACTGGAGGCTGCTACGGCCCCTGCCTGGGGGCACGCAGGGTTCAGCTCTGGCGGCTCTTCCTCTAGCCGGGGACACACGTCCATGTGCACCTACCTTGTGAGGCCAGAGCTGGGGCACTCCCAGGCCTGTGGCacccccacgctaccctgccctgCCCACCAGGGTCCCACTGTAATGGGGCAGCTAGACGGAGGTTGGGACCAGGCCTTTATCCCCAGGTCTCCCAAGGGCAGCTGCACCCCACATATCTGCCCAAAGATCCAGAGGTGCTAGATGCAGGCTGTATCCCTAAAGTGATCTTGCCCCTAGTGGGCATGCCCTATAACCTCTTCCTTCCCTTGAAACTAGTCCTCCCATCCTTGCAGGTGATCCCGTTCAGCTGCTTAAGGAGACGAGCCTCCTCATTTCCACCTGGAAATCCTCCTGCCTCCTCAGTCCACAAGCCATTGAGGTGTCCAGCAATCCTCCTGGGACTGCCCCGACGGGTGCCCCAGGTGCCTACTTGTTCAGCCACAATGTCTGTGGCCCCGAAAGCCTTCTCCCACCCCAAAAGCTCCCCTGGCTGCTTGCCCCATGGACATGGCTGGGAGAACTGTCCCAGCAGTTCTCCCAGCCATGTCCCAGTGTGGCACCAGTGCCTGCAGTTCAGCCTCCTACTCACCACCCAGATGTTTCTCCACTGCATCACCGGTTCCAGGGCTACCAGTGGTGGAGGGGGTGAGCGTAACAGGCACTGCAGGGCCTGAGACCATCTCAAGGTCCTAACAGTGATTGTCATTTGCATACAGCCTGGTGCCCCTCAGCTGCCACCACAGCTGTACATTCCCCTGGGGGCAAAATAAAGTCCCATGTTGCATTTGTGTCACTGTAGAGAAGGCAagcagagagctggggttgtAGCAGCTCAGCAAGAAGATTGCAGAGCATTCTGCTCCCTTCTACAAATGGGTCCTATGCCCCAAACAGTTTGTACAGCCCCCTTTCTCTGAAACAGCCTAGCGTTGTCCAGCTCACAGGGTCTGCAAGTAGCCAGGTCCTGTCACCTGTGAAGGGAAAGCAGGGCAATGGTGGTACCTgcaaggagggaggcaggagagaaTGTGGGTATCTCAGCTAGAGTGGGAAACGGGGCCTGGGagctccagggatggggaggagggttagaaggaaattaatttctcacccagcagagctgcttttccttcttgtttgtttttacaatgaAGGTCGGTTCCTTCCCTGTGCCACAGTGACTAAATGTAGGGGAAGAGCCAGGCTGGCCCTGGGTGCAAGTAGGGAAAGTGGCCTTTGCCCACCTGTCCCTAGCCGGAACGTGACAGCATGTGTCAATGCCAGCAGAGCACAGTGAGAAGGCAGGATGACCTCCCCAAGACCTGCTTAGGCCTGGGGACCCTGAtccttcctgcagctctgcccctgccccaatTTCCCTAGTCCTTGCTCCCTGACTGCTGGGAAAGTGAGTCTGAAGCTACAACCGTCCCTGCCTGGACAGCCCATGCAGGAGCTCTGGACTGGAGAAGGTCGCCTTGCAGAGCCTTGCAGCCCAGAGCAGGCATGGCAGCAGGACCACCAGGGCTGGAGTGGGTCTGGACCAGGAGCAGGGCTTGGCAAAGGGCTGTTCCCGGGGGCTCCTGCGGGAGGAGAGCCTGCTAGGAGGGAGCTGAGGACATGCCCCACTTTGTGCGTGCTCAGGTCCCCAGGTGACCGCAGACACGCTTTTCATGGGGGCATGCACATTCTCACCCTGCCCCGGTGCTCAGCTGttcccagctcctgccagctccaTGCTCTTCTCTGGGACGATGGAGCCTCAAAGGTGATGGGAGCTGTGCCACACATCCAGCCTGACCTCAGAGCCTCTTAGCAGGATTACCACCGCTGTGGGCACCCTGCCTCCCTCGGCATTAGcctgtcctcccagtgcccctgcGTGTCATCACACACTGCAGGTATCCAGCGCACCACAGGAGTAGTTTTTCTGGCATGACCCATGCCACAGCCCCGGGAAACGCCCTCTCCGCTGACTGCATGGGACCCCCAGAGCAGAGGGACAACGTGGGGATTACAGTATGAGTTAGATTTCAGGAGACACCTCAGCTCCCAGCCATGGCTTGCAAAAGactgctccctgcctcagtttccctccccaCTCTCCTAGCCTGAAATCAGTTCCTTTCCCTGCCAGCCACCCCCAACACAGTGAGGGGTGAGGAGGGGTgtctctgctccccagggaggcTCCAGCACACAGGTGAGGTGGCAACACCTTCACAGTTCCCCCTTGCTCTAACACGAGGGGAGAACAGCTAGCTGTGTCCTGGGGtgcccccaggctgctgcggtGGATCGAGCCCAACAGCATCAGTCCCAAGGCAGGACCAAGGTGGTGGGTGCAGGTAAGAGGGGTTGCCTGCATACCCGTTTTGTAATAGGCATAAGCAGCTCAGCAGATTTACTCCTGAGCTGAGCGTGACCCTGGCTAAGCTGCCAGGAAAGGCCTGCCCAGGCACCGGGCACTGTGCAGGGCCAGCCCTGCCGCCCACACCGCCACGGCCCAGTTAGAGCTCCCTCACAGGGTCTGGGGACTTGCCCCAAGACCACCCACCACTTCCCAAGGGGCCACCATCTGCATGGCCAGAAAAGCCCAGGTCCATTTTGCCACCAGCTTTGAGCCCCCCCGGTGGAAAGAATGCTGGGGCAGCTCCCCCCCGCAGCAGCTCTCCACTGCCAGACCCCCAACCCTGCcacgccccccaccccacaggaGGCCCCACAGTTAATCTTGGCCTCCTGTTTAGGAAAGTTAAAGtggctcaaagcagggccagatGATCACCCAGATTAAAGACTTAACGCTACCACCACAGCCAGCTCAGCATCTCGGCTCTGGGCTGGTGGGTCAGCGTGTCAGTGTGTCAGTGAGTCAGCACATCACGCACACGCATGCGGACAACCTCCCACACACGTGGAGACACACATCCACTGCGGCAGGGAGGATGCTGTGTTGCTGGCAAAGGAAAATGTGGTATCTGGCGTCTTTGTGGGAtgccctgcccaccccacccccagttgCACTGGCTATAGCAAGAGTGCTGATacggggagggagcagggagacgATAGAGACACTGCATGTCCCAGTGCGCTTACCTGAAATCCACACCTGCGACTCTCAGCATATGTATGGCAGCACATACTCCTGGGGGCACAGACACCGACAAGGTGCCCCGTTGTGTCAGCAACACATATGCTGGGGCTGTGGGAGTGCCCAGAAGGCTAAGGCACCCTGCAGGTACAGTCAGCTTTTCCCCACAGGTGGAGATATTTGGGGGAGTGTGAGTGATGGCCatgctgcccctgcagcctgggggGATGCCCACTGCAGCCGGCTGATGAAAGGTGCCCTTTGTCCATCTGCAGGGTGCAGCACAGGGCCAAGCTGGGAAAGCAAGTGGGTTTGCCCCCAGATAAAACAGCCCCAAGCTGAGCTTTGAGCAGGTGCTTGCGCAACAAGGACCCAGGCCAGCCGTGTGGGATCTCAGAGGGATGAGCAGGGGGCATTGCTTCCCATTCCAGAAGCATCCCACCCGAAATTACACAGGAGACTCCCCATCACCCACCAGTCTGGACATTGCCAGACTCTGTGACTGGCTGAAGCATCCCACCCGAAATTACACAGGAGACTCCCCATCACCCACCAGTCTGGACATTGCCAGACTCTGTGACTGGCTGCTATGTGGTTGAGACTGGGGTCATTGGGTAGTGTTTAGGGGAGCATGAGAGGGGACTGAGGAGGTCAGTGAGACATGAGTAGGGTACAATCTCTGGTATTTGCAGTGGGGGCACTGGATGTGGGGGTGGGCTCTGGCTCATCTTTTGAGGTCACCCCCCTGGGGACAGATTCTCCAGAACTGTGGTATTTTGAGCTCCAGTCAGGACCGATCCAGGTGGAGAACAGCATCTTCAGGTTGGGCTATGCCTCCTAGCAGTACCTGCCCTGCTGGGAAACAGCTTCTTTGATGTTCATATTACAGGCCACCACTCTCCAGTCCCCAGCGAGGCAGTACCCAGTTCCCGGCCCCTGGGCCCACCATCCACAGGGAAAAGCTCCCTGCATAGCCCTGCTTACACAGGGTCTCAGTGAGCAACACCCCACAGCACCCGGGGAGCCCCAGAAGCACCACAGCTCCCCTCACCTCCCAGCACAGCAGTGCTTCCCGCAGCTGCTAATGGCTtgcagctcctgtgctgctccAGCCCTGGAGCCCACCATCCTCCCAGCCAGAGCCTGAGGGGCCTGGGCCACGTGTAGGACTTTCTGGCCAAGCAGGACCATTTTCCCAACCCCATTCATGCAGGTGGTGCCACGAGAAAGCAGTCAGAGCCTGGATGTTGCATTTCCACCCATTTATTGGGGAAGCCGCAccaaagtattaaaataaattaaaagcacagGCCATGTGGGTGCATTGTATACATGAGTATcaggaaggcaaaggcagagtgGGATCTTCAGCAGAGAGGTGACTAGACAGGATGGAGCACCAGGGAGTCCCTCTGGGGAGTCCCAGAGGTACAAAAAAATCTGTACTCTTAGTATGGTCTTAAAGGCAAAGTCTGAGTCAGACCTCCTTGTAAGGAGGCACTGGGCTGGAAGAGACCTGActggtggggtgggaagcagggaagaaaagcacaaaacccaGGGAAATGAAAGGGGAAATAGATGGGACCTGGCCAGCAAGCAAGGCCATCCTTCACAGCTCCATGCCCTCCTGGGAGCAGAGGGCTATGTCTCATCATTGCAACTTTGGGTTCTTGACAGTCATACCCCTCATCCTTATCTTCCAGGCCTGTTATTTGTGCCTTATTCCACTTTTCCCCAACAATAGGCAAATTTCATGCAGGAAGATttgttgcagcaggggagaaaagcAGGACTGCCTCTTGTCCTCCAGTTTCCCACTTGGAGGAAACAGACACGTTCCTGCATCCCACCCTGCTCTCAAGAAGGCTGAGCCCCAAACTGTCACCAGACACCCTGAATGTGAACAAAGCAGGACCCCCTCACCCCACACACAGAGGGTAACATGACCACCAGAAATGCGGGATCAGCTTGGGACCAGAGGGATGCTGCCAGTTGGGGCAGAGATGCCCAGAGTCACACCAACTGCCCACAGCTCAGACTCAGGCAGTCTGATGTGGCCTTGGCTCTGTCCCACATTTCCACAGAGACCCCTGCCCCAGGTGCTCTCTGGAGACAATCCCTGCTCTCTGATGAgacactctctctctcccccccccccttccctccccccctccccaacctttCCAAAGGGGTCCATTGCACCACAGTCTGACTCCAGCTCAAGGGAGCTCTCCAGCCCTCCCCTCCCACAGAGGAACAATCCTGGAGAAGGGAGGGGTACCCAGCATGGCTCCCCCAACCCTAGCTACAGCCACAGGCATCAACAATCATGTCAGGGATGTCAGTCTTGACAATGTTGCTATTGCGATCGAAGTAGAGGACAGAGAGTGGCCGGCGTCTCGTCGGCACACAGCAGGAGTGCCCTGATGCCTGGATGTTGTTAGCTTTGACGAGGTTGAAGACAGCTGTGTGGAATGAAGAGGCCATCCCAGGGCTGCCTGCCACATGTAGAGGGCACTGGCCCACGCAGTAGTTTATCTGGTAGCCCTCAGGCTTAATGATCCAGTCGTTCCAACCGATGTCACGGAAATCCACGTAGTAGTCCTTGCGGCAGCAGAGGTTGGAGTTCTGGCTGCAGCGGAGGCTGCGCTTGGCCACATGGTGTCCTGGCTCCCGCACCTTTGCCTCAGCCACCAAGAAGGGCTGGTGGGACCAGCTGGCATTGACTATTGCCATGATATCACCCCCATCCCCGTGGCTTTCCAGTTCCAGCCGCAGGGTCCTGTGCTTTCCCCCAAAGAAACTCTGCAGGGCAGGCATGAGGGTGAACGCACGCCAGCCACTGCCCTTAGCGCTCAGTCGCCTCTCGCTCAGCAACGTGTGATTGCCCCCTACCAAATCACCTTCCCCACCAGCAAGGAAGATTCTTAGGGTGAGGCTGGCTACCAGGTCTCGGGGAACTCGAAGGTAGAGCCAAAGCTGAGCCTGCAGGATATGAATGTCCTGGTCTTGCGTACGGCTGAACTGGAACCGCAGCCCCAAGCCAGAAGGAGATGTAGGCTCTAAGGGGAGAAAGGGATGAGGAGGTGAATGCTGCAGGGTGCTAGGGAAGGTAAGGCTGCACCACCACCCTGCACACCAAGGCCAATCTCTTTCAGCTTCTTCTCAGGAAAGACCTACAACGTTCCCTCCCTCCACAGGGCCCTCCATCTGTCCCCCTCCCTTCATTGGGAAGGCTACCCAGGGGGGTGGTAGTGTTGGAATGAGGGACTGTCCCACACTACCTAGCAAAACGAGCACAGAAGGGGACAGGGGGCACCTGCTCTCACCTGGCCCTTCTGGCCCTTTCCTTTGGCTGCACAGTGCAAGGCTGGGGAGTGTttccaacccccaccccccagccctgaGCTAGTCCTTGCAGCTCCCAAGTCCAGCTACTGGAAGTCCCAGGCACTCTGGCCTGCCCCCATCTTTCAAGAAGCGCTGTGCCGCAGCACTTCACGTGTAGGGTCCCAAGCGGGCAATGCAGGAGCAAAAGAGGTGCcatctctccttctcccaggCTGAGCCTTCCTGCATCAGCAGCACTGGGAGGCCACCAGTGCACAGCAAGTGCATTAACTGACAATTTAATCCCAGCCCGCACAGCTCCAGGCACCCTCACCCCACCACGAGGAGGCAGATGGCCAGGACCCCAGCCCCCCACCGGTGCTGCAGCACCCCAAGGTTCAGGGGGCTGCACCTCCTCACAGGTGCCCACCAGCCCAGGGGCCAGCCGGGTACGGGCTTGCCCAGGGTCTCCCGCAGTCTGGGACCGGGTGCGACCTGGCTCTTCGGGAACTGCGGCCCTCGGGGGCCGCGTGGGCGACCGCGAGGGGTCGTGCCTGGCTGCCCGCGGGCCCCGCGCACCCACCTGGCTCCGCGAAGCTGATGATCTCGTAGCCCTGCTCGTCGTCGTCGGGGCCCCGGCGGGCACCGCCCGCCTGCAGCCGCCGCAGGGCGCGGGCCACGGCGGCGCGGGGCACGGCGTGGGCGAGCCTCGGTCTCTCACGGAGCCgcagcttctccagcagctgccGCTTGGCCGCCTCCTCCAGcagccgccgctccgcgcccgccgcgcaCGACGGGCAGCGCGGCTCCGCCGCCGCGCACAGCGCCAGcgccgccgccagcagcagcagccacgggCCCGCGCCTCGCGCCGCCATCCGCACCGACGGGACGGACCGGGCCGGCACCACGAgtggcgcggcgcggcccgcccgCTTTGGGCACCTGCGGTCGGGGGCGGGCCCGgcgcccccccccgccattgGCCGGCTCACCTGCCTGTCCCGTCCCGTCGGGCCGTGGCCGGGGCGGGGGATTACCGGGAttagtcccccccccccccccgcggcgggggcgggtgGCGGACGGCGCCCCGCTGTCCCGGGGGAAGGGGCTCCGCGAGCAGCGGGGCACTGTCGCCCGTGCCCCGTCCTCCCCCGCTCTGTGCGAGGCCGTCGGGTACCCGTGGGAGCgacgccccgccccggcccgggcctCGAGTGGGGCTGAGCACCTGTCTCCGGCCCCGGCCTGGGCTAGCCGCGCCCGGGGAGGGCACCGCGGGGGCCGGATGCGAGTGAGGGGGGACGCACGGTGGAGGGGGGGGTACCTGGGGGTCTTCATGTGGGCATGCACGAATAATGGTACATGCAAGAGGTGTGTGCCCAAGGGGCTTGCACACACGTGTATGGgtgggctctgcctgcctgcagctcacCCTCACATCTGCTCAGGGGTGCAGAGGGGCCCAGCCAGGCACCCCCGCAGGGGCTGAGCTCCTCTGCCTGGCCCAAAACCTGCAGGAAGTAAGGGCTGGGGCAACTCCTGGCCGGGTGGAGGAGCACCGATGCCGGAGCAGCCTGCCGGATGGATCCTGGCCTCGCCTGCCTGCCTGTGGAGCCTACAGACCTGCCCCTACAGCCTGTGCATCGCCCCCCTGGCACCCCCTTAGCCACCCTAGCAGTCCCATTTATTGCTGACAGAGAACAGAGCGGGGATCAGGAGCGATTCCTGGGATgacccctgcagctccctggggacTGTTCACATCTCTGAGCTTTTCTCACTCGTACCAGGTGATGAGTTTGGGGGTCTGAGCCTATCCTTTAGACTGCCTGGTCCAGCATCACTCCAGGACAGAGCTGGGCAGGGCCGACAAGAGTGTATACTACGCCACCTCCTCGCCACAAATTAAAATGGATATTTGTATGTACTGAGGGCTCACGAGATGGCAGCCGGTGCCACATCAATCTGAAGATGTTCTTTGGATTCTTAGCCCCAGATGCTGTGCTTAGAGCAGGGCGCACAGCCTGAGCCAGGGCAGGGCCCCGTAGAAATCTCTCAGAAGTGGTGCAAGGTGCCATGTTGTTGGGGGAATGGGAGAGCCCAGCAACTCTTGTGCCAGAGCAAGGAACCCACAGAGTGCAGTGGGAAACCTGAAGCCCAGCCAGCCCTTCAGGCATGTCCTCTGCCCACCGTGCCATGCAGCACTGACTCCAAGGTCTTGATCACACAGAGGCCCTCCTTCTGGCCAAGCACAGAGGTGACGTGTAAATAGAGTGGGCTGTCTGGGAAAAAGCACCCACCGGAGATGATGCAACCATAGTGCAAGGGGCAAAGTTCTCAGCTGGCTGGGCCTGCTGGCAGCTCCCAGAATAGCCCTGGAATGTCAACAGGGAGGAAAGAGTGGGCACAGCCTGGCCTGGGAGCCCAGCTCCCACAGGGCCTGTGAGCCCCGGCTGGAGCAGCGCAGAGGCAGCACTGCTGGGGCACCAGCAGAACTGAGTAGACGGCACTTTCATCCAGGCACAGGTGCACTGTGCATGCTCGCCCTTACTTGCACAGATGCTCAGTGGTAAATACACATCTGCACACTCTCTTGCAAACACATGTTCAGTCCCCCATCCCAAATATTTGGACACATGCTCCATTTGTGGACATGCTCACACGTGCATTCCCCTGCCTGTTATTCCATGTTCCCATTCCCATACTGGAAGTGGTATGTTTCCTTCCTGGTGCTCAGGGCAGGTTAAATGCCCCacagggcagggctgctcccaCCTTCAACCCATGGAGGGAACCAGGTACCTCCGCCTGACACTCTCCCCACATGCAGCAAGCTGGAGGGAGTCCCAAGCTGCATCACTGAGTGGCACTGGCCCAGGTGCCAGGCCAGGGGGGTCGTTAAAACCTCCATGTcaccaccacctcccagcagccACACGGCAGCTTCACACATGcaggaaagggaaactgaggcatgatGCCATGCTgaactcctccttccctgcaagaTCCACAGAGCCAGTATCAGGGCTGTGGCACAGCATGAAATAGGAGGCAAAGAGATGTGGGGCAAAAAGGGTGAATTACTCTAACCCACCATCCTTtccaggctggggagcagggtcTCACCAAAGGGATTAATCCCTTCAAACCTGCCAGGATCCCTTTGCACTGGCCAGCACCCCACAGCCGCTGCTGCCACAAACCCCCATTTCACCTCCAGCTTAGCAAGAGCATCTG
The Accipiter gentilis chromosome 16, bAccGen1.1, whole genome shotgun sequence DNA segment above includes these coding regions:
- the LOC126046381 gene encoding inhibin beta C chain-like, with translation MAARGAGPWLLLLAAALALCAAAEPRCPSCAAGAERRLLEEAAKRQLLEKLRLRERPRLAHAVPRAAVARALRRLQAGGARRGPDDDEQGYEIISFAEPEPTSPSGLGLRFQFSRTQDQDIHILQAQLWLYLRVPRDLVASLTLRIFLAGGEGDLVGGNHTLLSERRLSAKGSGWRAFTLMPALQSFFGGKHRTLRLELESHGDGGDIMAIVNASWSHQPFLVAEAKVREPGHHVAKRSLRCSQNSNLCCRKDYYVDFRDIGWNDWIIKPEGYQINYCVGQCPLHVAGSPGMASSFHTAVFNLVKANNIQASGHSCCVPTRRRPLSVLYFDRNSNIVKTDIPDMIVDACGCS